In Nostoc sphaeroides, the genomic window TTGCTTTATTGGCATGGATTGCGTTTTTCTATTCCTATAGAGTTTTTTCTATTACTCAGATGCCTACTTTCTTTATCAACTCTATGTTCAAAGTCTTTAATCAAAATACTAATGAAACTATACAGATTCAACAGATAAATTTGTCATCTGAAATCAGGGAAAATTTATATAACTCTATATCTACAGGCATGTCTTATGATGAAGTTCGTTCCATTTTAGGCTGGGATGGTATCTTGATTTATGAAAACAATATTGATTCCCCTGATGGACAAATACATGAAAAGATTTACCAGTGGAACAATCAAGATGTTTATTTGACTGATTACGAATCTCAAAGATCAGATATCAATCCATACTGGAGTTTCACACTTAGATTTCAAAACGATATCCTCATCAATAAAGCATCTTTTAACCTAATACGCTTGGGTTAAGGGCTACTGGCAAAAATTTTGGGTGTTTTGAGACGCGATAAATCGCCGTCTCTATAAGACGCGATAAATCGCCGTCTCTATAAGACGCGATAAATCGCCGTCTCTACAAGTGTTTTGGTCTTATCTGAACTGTATTGTGTTTTAACCTACAAACTTAGAGGAGCGATCGCTAATATCAACCGTATAAACATTTAGCGATCGCTGATTCATAGTACTCAGTAACGGTTCACCATTAAACCGTTGCTAAAAATCTTCTTAATCTCATAAATCTTGCCAGCAAATATTAACTAAATCTTAAAATAAATAATTTGTAACTAAATATACAGTATTTTTTTGGGTTTAATTTTTGAATACAAGAACGGCTTTTTTTCTATTTGTCTGAAATGACTATAAATAAGTCTCTCTCAAGGCATTCGCAATAGGGATCAGTAAATCTCTAAGCAGTATTTAATTAAAAAACAATTTATGTATCTAAAGTAGGAGGGTAAAATCACTTAAATGTTAGGATAATATATAAAGATATCGTAAATATTTCAAATCTGAAATTTTGTTTAAAATAATCAGCCAATATTAATAAAGTTTGTTAAGTTGGCTGAAATCAAAATTTTTGCTAGTTTCACTAGCAGTTTTTTCAAATAAAAAATAGTTACAACCAGGGGTTTGAAAATGCAGACAGTACAAAAAATTTACTGCCCAAATTGCGGCAGCCAAGCAGAACGCTATTACATTTCTGATAGTCAATTAACTCGAACACAATGCTCTAGTTGTGATTATTTGATGATTAGTTGCACCCGCACCGGCAAAGTGATTGAGGCTTACGCCCCAGGTATTTATGCACAACGCTAGTTATTAAAAATTAAAAATTAGAGAATATTTTCTCTAATTTCTAATAATAAAATTACTTGTCAACAATTTTGAACATTTTACAGGTTGTTCTTTTGCTGCCGGAGTTGTTGCTGTCGGATCTGTTCTTGTAATCTCAATTGTTGCTGTTGTCTAATTTGTTGATCTTGTCTGAGTTGTTGCTGTTGTATTCTTAGTTGTTGCTGTTGTGTAAAGTCTTGCCATTGTTGCCTAAATTGTTGCTGTTGTAGTCTCAGTTGTTGCTGGCGGATCAGTTCTTGCCGTTGTTGTGTAAATTGTTGCTGTTGTAGTCTCTGTTGTTGTTGTAGTTGTGGTTGCTGAAACTGTTGCCGAAGTAATGTTTCGTTAAATTGCTCTTGTGTTCGCTGATTTTGCTGCTCTTGTTGTTGTCTCATTCTTTCTTGAAAAGACTCAGGTTGCTGAGGATTTGTCTGAATTATTTGTGCATAGGTAGGAGAATTAATCGATAAAGCTTTTGCAAGCACAATCAATAGTAGCCATGCTTTAACCATTAAGAAGCGATTCAACATAGAGTTATTTCCTCAATTGTTATAGGTTGGGTTGAGCGATCGCTAAACCCTTAAAATGTCAACATTATTTATAATTCAATACGCTTGGTGTTAGCACCAAAAACCTTGAAATGTGTAGGTTGGGTTGAGGAACGAAACCCAAGATTTAGGGACTTTGTTGGGTTGCGCTTTGCTTAACCCAACCTACAATTTTCTTGTGTGATGTAGCCCATAACGTTCTCTAAATATCAA contains:
- a CDS encoding replication restart DNA helicase PriA; translated protein: MQTVQKIYCPNCGSQAERYYISDSQLTRTQCSSCDYLMISCTRTGKVIEAYAPGIYAQR